From one Streptomyces sp. R41 genomic stretch:
- a CDS encoding DUF6339 family protein, which produces MITQPNHVPERLALLATSAVDPFLTEELLRGEQVHGGIDLAKVVEPLPEDDARWWVEPIRSLVEDAMFEFREDRTRADAWLAPRLHATLRLTRREAADKRLWNHLALAVAPDYVVWRHLSEPTVKRPERRVAAERFRGPADRQCFSRLWWAAELFRNGADYEPVEAACGNQDLIHSVLKKEMIDHRPTAQAMVRLLKSGLVTTGREVDGLSVAINAAGATLIYDILGQDRPRDPVHLRDWIAEAESAPPVERYELPKGPDEDPVPEESVAALTSYFAELFETAPVRGRKPGD; this is translated from the coding sequence GTGATCACCCAACCGAACCATGTACCGGAGCGGCTGGCGCTGCTCGCCACCTCGGCCGTCGACCCGTTCCTCACCGAAGAGCTGCTCAGAGGCGAACAGGTACACGGCGGCATCGATCTGGCCAAGGTCGTCGAGCCGCTTCCCGAGGACGACGCCAGATGGTGGGTCGAGCCGATCCGAAGTCTGGTGGAGGACGCCATGTTCGAGTTCCGGGAGGACCGTACCCGAGCCGACGCATGGCTCGCGCCACGGCTTCATGCCACGCTGCGCCTGACACGGCGAGAAGCGGCGGACAAGCGGCTGTGGAATCACCTCGCACTGGCGGTGGCTCCCGACTACGTGGTCTGGCGTCACCTTTCGGAACCGACGGTGAAGAGGCCGGAAAGGCGTGTCGCCGCGGAGCGCTTCCGGGGACCTGCCGACCGGCAGTGTTTCTCACGCCTGTGGTGGGCAGCGGAGCTGTTCAGGAACGGGGCGGACTACGAGCCGGTCGAGGCAGCCTGCGGAAACCAGGACCTCATCCACAGCGTTCTGAAGAAGGAGATGATCGACCACCGTCCCACTGCTCAGGCCATGGTCCGCCTGCTGAAGAGCGGACTGGTCACCACGGGGCGAGAGGTCGATGGCCTCAGCGTCGCGATCAACGCGGCCGGCGCGACCCTGATCTACGACATCCTCGGGCAGGACCGGCCCCGTGACCCCGTCCACCTGCGCGACTGGATCGCGGAAGCGGAATCGGCACCACCGGTCGAGCGGTACGAACTTCCGAAGGGGCCCGACGAGGACCCTGTCCCGGAGGAGTCCGTGGCCGCGCTCACCAGCTACTTTGCAGAACTGTTCGAGACTGCGCCGGTCAGGGGCAGGAAGCCCGGGGATTGA
- a CDS encoding Z1 domain-containing protein: MSRRGPKHFAKLAFVLADTDEPADTDMSHFRDRILAAGPGDELLALWRRKLTAWDFEQSPAWSATAPRMPERRAEVYDKLALGADLRKALDAAVPVHREPGPVTISREFQPWYTREQAANRSFYWASYERLLRRKGWNDAAVSGLDEAAHAVVERLADPTRDAPYGARGLVVGYVQSGKTANFTGVTAKAIDAGYRLVIVLGGTLNLLRGQTQRRLDMELIGQENILGAADPNDPDALVGIDYQDDEDWPAKFVSFGARPSVLGAFDIERLTSRDRDYMALERGISALEFEKPDRTRPLHDPANLHAARARVMVVKKNKSVLEKLVKDLKKMGPILGEIPALIIDDESDQASVNTTDPKKWEDGKVTRTAINGQISKLLKLLPRAQYVGYTATPFANVFIDPGDEEDLFPRDFLISLPRPTDYMGVQDFHDLDAFGDGEGEAEKKHVRGIYDSTGDRLQEALDAFMLTGALKLYREKHGVPSDPFRHHTMLVHESVRMAEHAALALRINTMWHNAAHTGPEGHTRLASLFDKDFHAYADGSLPTPTTYAELKPYVSEARQLINRGGTPVIVVNGESERDYAQPDLDFDRTPRVWKILVGGTKLSRGFTVEGLTITYYRRTTQQADTLMQMGRWFGFRPGYRDLVRLYIGREEALGRGRNAKTVDLYEAFEAICRDEELFRAELARYAPLVDGRPQVTPAQIPPLVTQHLPWVKPSARNKMFNAELVEVRSPGTWVEPTAYPETPDELADNTECWEPVLAALGQDPVRLSVGDDPTYEARVGTVTHETLTRVLCDLRWSIPSQFSPHLEFLLEAGRQSATIDDWLVITPLQTSARRTEARLMGHGPFTLARRTRRRGSLFGALSEPKHRAAALRIAGAVETAGNAPVEQLVRPRRGALLLYPVVESEPRLASDGTVEPGDVVMAFSFVAPKSSVGTGRPLVRFRAIDSGRQDAIVIDREDAHS, from the coding sequence ATGAGCCGACGTGGCCCCAAGCACTTCGCCAAACTGGCCTTCGTCCTCGCCGACACCGACGAGCCAGCGGATACGGACATGTCCCACTTCCGCGACCGCATCCTGGCCGCGGGGCCCGGCGACGAGTTGCTCGCCCTCTGGCGCCGCAAGCTCACCGCATGGGACTTCGAGCAGTCCCCCGCGTGGTCGGCCACCGCGCCACGCATGCCGGAACGCCGCGCCGAGGTCTACGACAAGCTCGCGCTCGGCGCGGACCTGCGCAAGGCACTCGACGCGGCCGTCCCCGTCCACAGAGAACCGGGCCCTGTCACCATCAGCCGCGAGTTCCAGCCCTGGTACACCCGGGAGCAGGCGGCGAACCGCTCCTTCTACTGGGCGTCGTACGAGCGTCTGTTGCGCCGCAAGGGCTGGAACGACGCAGCGGTCTCCGGTCTGGACGAGGCCGCTCATGCGGTCGTGGAGCGACTTGCCGACCCCACCCGTGACGCCCCCTACGGCGCGCGTGGACTGGTCGTCGGCTACGTACAGTCCGGCAAGACCGCCAACTTCACCGGTGTCACGGCCAAGGCGATCGACGCGGGCTACCGCCTGGTGATCGTCCTCGGCGGCACCTTGAATCTGCTGCGCGGCCAGACCCAGCGCCGCCTCGACATGGAACTGATCGGCCAGGAGAACATCCTGGGCGCCGCCGACCCGAACGACCCGGACGCCTTGGTCGGCATCGACTACCAGGACGACGAGGACTGGCCCGCGAAGTTCGTCTCGTTCGGTGCCCGCCCCTCCGTGCTCGGCGCCTTCGACATCGAGCGTCTGACCTCTCGCGACCGTGACTACATGGCACTGGAACGCGGCATCAGCGCCCTGGAGTTCGAGAAGCCGGACCGCACCCGCCCCCTGCATGACCCGGCGAACCTGCATGCGGCCCGCGCACGCGTCATGGTCGTGAAGAAGAACAAGTCGGTGCTGGAGAAGCTGGTCAAGGACCTCAAGAAGATGGGCCCGATCCTCGGCGAGATACCGGCCCTGATCATCGACGACGAGTCGGACCAGGCTTCGGTGAACACGACGGACCCGAAGAAGTGGGAGGACGGAAAGGTCACTCGCACGGCGATCAACGGCCAGATCAGCAAGCTCCTCAAGCTCCTGCCTCGCGCCCAGTACGTCGGCTACACCGCGACTCCCTTCGCCAACGTGTTCATCGACCCGGGTGATGAGGAGGACCTCTTCCCGCGGGACTTCCTGATATCCCTCCCCCGCCCCACCGATTACATGGGCGTTCAGGACTTCCATGACCTTGACGCCTTCGGCGACGGCGAAGGCGAGGCCGAGAAGAAGCATGTCCGGGGAATCTACGACTCCACGGGCGACCGACTCCAGGAAGCCCTGGACGCCTTCATGCTGACGGGCGCTCTGAAGCTCTACCGCGAAAAGCACGGTGTTCCCTCCGACCCGTTCCGGCACCACACGATGCTCGTGCACGAATCGGTCCGCATGGCCGAACACGCCGCGCTCGCCCTGCGCATCAACACCATGTGGCACAACGCCGCGCACACGGGCCCGGAGGGTCACACACGTCTGGCGTCCCTTTTCGACAAGGACTTCCACGCCTACGCGGACGGCTCCCTGCCCACTCCCACGACGTACGCGGAGCTCAAGCCGTACGTCTCCGAGGCCCGCCAGCTCATCAACAGGGGTGGCACCCCCGTCATAGTCGTCAATGGCGAGAGCGAGCGCGACTACGCCCAGCCCGACCTGGACTTCGACCGCACCCCGAGAGTCTGGAAGATCCTCGTCGGCGGCACCAAGCTGTCCCGAGGCTTCACGGTCGAGGGACTGACGATCACATACTACCGCCGCACGACGCAGCAGGCCGACACCCTGATGCAGATGGGCCGCTGGTTCGGCTTCCGGCCCGGCTACCGCGACCTCGTGCGCCTCTACATCGGCCGCGAGGAGGCCCTCGGCCGCGGCCGCAACGCCAAGACGGTCGACCTGTACGAGGCCTTCGAGGCGATCTGCCGCGACGAGGAACTCTTCCGCGCCGAACTGGCCCGCTACGCACCTTTGGTGGACGGCCGCCCCCAGGTCACCCCCGCCCAGATCCCGCCGCTGGTGACCCAGCATCTGCCGTGGGTGAAGCCGTCGGCTCGGAACAAGATGTTCAATGCGGAGCTGGTGGAGGTGCGGTCGCCGGGGACCTGGGTGGAGCCGACCGCCTATCCGGAGACCCCGGACGAGCTGGCCGACAACACCGAGTGCTGGGAGCCCGTACTCGCCGCACTGGGCCAGGACCCGGTGCGCCTGTCGGTCGGGGACGACCCCACGTACGAGGCGCGGGTGGGGACGGTCACGCACGAGACGCTGACCAGGGTGCTGTGCGACCTGCGGTGGTCCATCCCGAGCCAGTTCTCGCCGCACCTGGAGTTCCTGCTCGAAGCGGGGCGCCAGTCGGCGACGATCGACGACTGGCTTGTGATCACGCCGTTGCAGACCTCGGCCAGACGCACGGAGGCCCGCCTCATGGGGCACGGCCCGTTCACCCTGGCCCGTCGTACCCGCCGGCGCGGCTCGCTCTTCGGCGCGCTCAGTGAGCCCAAGCACCGCGCGGCCGCCCTGCGCATCGCGGGTGCCGTCGAGACGGCCGGGAACGCGCCGGTCGAGCAGCTCGTCCGCCCGCGTCGAGGAGCACTGCTGCTCTACCCGGTGGTCGAGTCCGAGCCCCGCCTCGCCTCCGACGGGACGGTGGAACCCGGTGACGTCGTCATGGCCTTCTCCTTCGTCGCGCCGAAGTCGTCGGTGGGCACCGGTCGCCCGCTGGTTCGGTTCCGTGCGATCGACTCGGGCCGGCAGGATGCGATCGTCATCGACCGAGAAGACGCACACTCCTGA
- a CDS encoding very short patch repair endonuclease, producing MSRQASKDTNAELAVRRLLHAAGLRYRVEYPVPGMARRRIDVAFTRAKVAVLIDGCFWHGCPDHATQPKANAEWWRRKLDRNMARDRETTEHLTAQGWMVLRFWEHETPEEVAVRVRAAVEWRLTERTRRGKKWGI from the coding sequence ATGTCCCGTCAGGCCAGCAAGGATACGAACGCCGAGCTGGCAGTGCGACGTCTGCTGCACGCCGCGGGCCTGCGCTACCGCGTGGAGTACCCGGTACCGGGCATGGCGCGGCGGCGTATCGACGTGGCGTTCACCCGTGCCAAGGTGGCCGTCCTGATCGACGGGTGCTTCTGGCACGGGTGCCCGGATCACGCCACGCAACCGAAGGCCAACGCCGAGTGGTGGCGTAGGAAGCTCGACCGGAACATGGCCCGCGACCGGGAGACGACGGAGCACCTGACCGCGCAGGGGTGGATGGTGTTGCGGTTCTGGGAGCATGAGACTCCCGAGGAAGTAGCCGTGCGGGTGAGAGCGGCTGTGGAGTGGCGTCTGACAGAACGCACAAGAAGGGGGAAAAAGTGGGGGATCTGA
- a CDS encoding DNA cytosine methyltransferase, translated as MTSTASHKPILDQPRILDLFAGPGGLDVAGHSLDIPSLGIEWDRSACLTRYAAGLDTLHADVSAVRKDAFESLPPEINVLAGGPPCQTYSVAGHGAGRQALDRVKEYIDRLMPGDSDKKIDEELKDLPDPRTALVLEPLRYAIQATRSPNRENRPYDVIVLEQVPAVAPLWEHYAKVLAETGLPDGTRYKVVVGVLDTETYGVPQTRSRAVLIARREGLGEPSLPTPTHRSYDAKEWNRNNGTSAPDQVRQPTLDESGTSGSDEDRLSWRSMRDALSDPVGSHPGRVTPFLVRSNYGSSGNPGRRGVRTDQQPATTVTGRISRFVVFEHLDENIVYEGPRFSMNEAGMLQSFPPDYPWSGMAQAQQVGNAVPPLFGAHLLSAALGLPEPAPEALRKPWQPATEEQRAKLRSNGCGAADNCTSRCPQAKDQVPPPSSMRPRKGKNASAK; from the coding sequence ATGACCAGCACGGCGTCCCACAAGCCCATCCTCGACCAGCCTCGTATCCTTGACCTCTTCGCAGGTCCTGGAGGGCTGGACGTCGCCGGTCACTCGCTCGACATCCCGAGTCTCGGTATCGAGTGGGACAGGAGCGCGTGCCTGACCCGGTACGCCGCCGGGCTGGACACCCTTCACGCCGATGTGAGCGCGGTACGCAAGGACGCCTTCGAGTCGTTGCCGCCGGAGATCAACGTGCTCGCCGGTGGCCCTCCGTGCCAGACGTACTCAGTGGCCGGGCACGGCGCCGGGCGCCAGGCCTTGGACAGGGTCAAGGAGTACATCGACAGGCTGATGCCAGGTGACTCCGACAAGAAGATCGACGAAGAACTCAAGGATCTCCCCGATCCACGCACCGCGCTGGTCCTCGAACCTCTCCGGTACGCGATTCAGGCAACGCGGAGCCCCAACCGTGAGAACCGACCGTACGATGTGATCGTCCTGGAGCAGGTACCCGCAGTGGCTCCGCTCTGGGAGCACTACGCCAAGGTGCTGGCCGAGACAGGGCTCCCCGACGGGACCAGATACAAGGTTGTCGTCGGCGTTCTGGACACCGAGACCTACGGGGTACCGCAGACGCGATCTCGCGCGGTGTTGATCGCTCGGCGCGAAGGGCTCGGTGAGCCCTCGCTCCCCACCCCTACACACCGTTCCTATGATGCGAAGGAATGGAACCGGAACAACGGGACGAGCGCACCTGACCAGGTCCGTCAGCCGACCCTTGACGAGAGTGGCACGTCGGGGAGCGACGAGGACAGGCTCTCCTGGAGGTCGATGCGTGATGCCCTCTCGGACCCGGTGGGCTCACATCCCGGGCGTGTCACTCCCTTCTTGGTCCGCTCGAACTACGGCAGTTCGGGGAACCCTGGGAGGCGTGGAGTGCGGACCGACCAGCAGCCCGCCACCACCGTCACCGGTCGCATCTCCCGCTTCGTGGTCTTCGAGCACCTGGACGAGAACATCGTCTACGAGGGCCCGCGGTTCAGCATGAACGAGGCGGGGATGCTGCAGAGCTTCCCGCCGGACTATCCGTGGTCCGGTATGGCGCAGGCCCAGCAGGTGGGGAACGCCGTACCTCCCTTGTTCGGTGCGCACCTGCTGAGCGCCGCTCTCGGACTCCCCGAGCCAGCCCCAGAGGCACTGAGGAAGCCGTGGCAGCCGGCCACGGAGGAGCAGCGGGCCAAGCTGCGAAGCAATGGCTGCGGGGCCGCCGACAACTGCACCAGCAGGTGCCCGCAGGCCAAGGACCAGGTGCCGCCGCCCTCATCCATGCGCCCGCGCAAGGGAAAGAATGCGTCGGCCAAGTAG
- a CDS encoding DNA cytosine methyltransferase, whose protein sequence is MGDLTFVDVCSGAGGLALGLEQAGFEPRLLLDDDELAVSTLRANRPHWKVLQTDLLDFDPAEHPVSHDVDLLSAGLPRVKSSATVGRADSRAEEQLLKATIYLVHAIRPRAVLIENVPGLAHSDAYQQFRDFARAELAHLGYEFSWFVVNAVDFGVPQNRKQGVLVAIGRQWAEAFRPPTPTVQQPTTVGAVLEPSMAARGWQDAARWAAQAHRPAPTLVGGSKNRGGADLGPTGAKQKWATMGVNGHTVGDEVPDAGFVWDPELGRDHMVKITPRQAALLQGFPETWEITGRKTARYRQIGHATPPPVGKALGRAVAAALIPDPPVPSAG, encoded by the coding sequence GTGGGGGATCTGACCTTCGTCGATGTGTGCTCGGGAGCGGGCGGCCTCGCCCTCGGACTGGAGCAGGCGGGGTTCGAGCCGCGCCTGCTGCTGGACGACGACGAGCTCGCCGTCAGCACTCTGCGGGCGAACCGACCGCACTGGAAAGTGCTTCAAACTGACCTGCTGGACTTCGACCCGGCCGAGCACCCCGTGAGCCACGACGTGGATCTCCTCTCGGCCGGCCTGCCACGAGTGAAGTCGAGTGCAACTGTCGGACGCGCGGATTCGCGTGCGGAGGAGCAGCTGCTGAAGGCCACGATCTATCTCGTCCATGCGATCAGGCCTCGTGCGGTACTCATCGAGAACGTTCCCGGGCTCGCGCACTCGGACGCTTACCAGCAGTTTCGTGATTTCGCGCGAGCCGAACTGGCCCACCTCGGGTACGAGTTCAGTTGGTTCGTCGTGAACGCCGTCGACTTCGGCGTGCCCCAGAACCGCAAGCAGGGCGTCCTGGTCGCCATCGGGCGCCAGTGGGCCGAGGCGTTCCGGCCACCGACACCGACGGTGCAGCAGCCGACGACGGTCGGTGCCGTTTTGGAACCGTCCATGGCCGCGCGCGGTTGGCAGGACGCGGCCCGTTGGGCCGCCCAGGCCCATCGACCGGCTCCGACCCTGGTAGGCGGCTCGAAGAACCGAGGCGGCGCAGATCTGGGACCGACGGGAGCCAAACAGAAGTGGGCGACCATGGGTGTCAACGGTCACACCGTGGGCGATGAGGTTCCCGACGCGGGCTTCGTATGGGATCCCGAACTCGGCAGGGACCACATGGTGAAGATCACGCCCAGGCAGGCGGCACTGCTGCAGGGCTTTCCCGAGACGTGGGAGATCACCGGGCGCAAGACTGCCCGGTACCGCCAGATCGGCCACGCGACACCACCGCCCGTGGGGAAGGCGCTGGGGCGGGCTGTCGCCGCAGCGCTCATTCCGGATCCACCAGTCCCCTCGGCCGGCTAG
- a CDS encoding helix-turn-helix transcriptional regulator, whose amino-acid sequence METGEEFGPWLARQLKLAGKTQAELADELQLTRAAVSAWITGRSTPRPTVMTDIAKALGTDVGTVHTRTTDTQAGLPVTWYHRPGYSDGGRDLGNAAAFAFDADVQVLARETCQNSLDERLTENGRPVRVRYTLHELTGEALDSFREAILWNDLFPHYSAVSEAAGNQKVGRVVDAGVRDMYEKGRLVLLRVDDYNASGLIGDDYADGKFAAVVRRQLESLKSGPGAGGSYGLGKATLWATSALGLVLINSTLSVPHEGRTERRVIGRLELPWREVDGEPYAGPAWFGRPDPESPGAMVARSWWADEETVARLYLTRESDEPGTSFLIVGAHDVASLEGKSDADDESSGDEEGDEDTRDIRKMHGRLVEALGRDFWAAMTGGGSRLPLLEVSVRALQNGKEVVPEKQVDPSVEQPARTRALRAHYEGTTVDRLTEAGQVAARSVPLKLPLSGGVHGTFGTHQAVLLVTQAEGDRDGDGGKNQVHSLRGNRMTVKRAGVQRLPLGTNPFQGVLLVGEAAGETAPFAKEAEEFLRAAEPPEHDRWGQTEELTLRWSPSAYRRINAMTAEVNSAVRELVARPKRSNREGGEAVRKALTVRTRPKAKAPAGPVVPVLDKLDATVGDDGEWRITAEVSIPRGDEIVPMVPVAQLDVRSGGRPKLEWAELVAVEGCEVEGGTLRFPPGTRRAKFRGSTDVTSHPVRTTLTRLVLELRAGKGE is encoded by the coding sequence GTGGAGACAGGTGAGGAGTTCGGGCCTTGGCTGGCCCGACAGCTCAAGCTCGCGGGGAAGACACAGGCAGAACTGGCCGACGAGCTCCAGCTGACTCGGGCCGCCGTGTCCGCGTGGATCACTGGCAGGTCAACTCCTCGCCCGACCGTCATGACGGACATCGCCAAGGCACTCGGCACGGACGTGGGTACGGTGCACACCCGCACCACCGACACCCAGGCCGGCCTCCCGGTCACCTGGTACCACCGTCCCGGCTACTCCGACGGTGGTCGTGACCTGGGCAATGCCGCTGCCTTCGCCTTCGACGCCGACGTGCAGGTCCTCGCCCGCGAGACCTGCCAGAACAGCCTGGACGAGCGCCTTACGGAGAACGGTCGTCCGGTCCGGGTCCGTTACACCCTGCACGAGCTCACCGGTGAGGCCCTGGACTCCTTCCGCGAGGCGATCCTCTGGAACGATCTGTTCCCGCACTACTCCGCAGTCTCGGAGGCCGCCGGTAACCAGAAGGTCGGTCGGGTCGTGGACGCCGGTGTACGCGACATGTACGAGAAGGGCCGCTTGGTCCTGCTGCGTGTCGACGACTACAACGCTTCCGGGCTCATCGGTGACGACTACGCGGACGGCAAGTTCGCCGCTGTGGTCAGGCGTCAGCTGGAGAGCCTCAAGTCCGGCCCCGGCGCGGGTGGTTCGTACGGCCTGGGCAAGGCGACCCTGTGGGCCACCAGCGCCCTCGGACTCGTGCTCATCAACTCCACTCTGTCCGTGCCTCACGAGGGACGTACCGAGCGCCGGGTCATCGGCCGTCTCGAACTGCCGTGGCGGGAAGTGGACGGCGAGCCGTACGCGGGCCCGGCCTGGTTCGGGCGCCCCGATCCCGAATCGCCCGGTGCGATGGTCGCCCGTTCCTGGTGGGCGGACGAGGAGACCGTGGCACGCCTGTATCTGACCAGGGAGAGCGACGAACCCGGTACCTCCTTCCTCATCGTGGGCGCGCACGACGTCGCCAGTCTTGAGGGCAAGTCCGACGCCGACGACGAGTCCAGCGGCGACGAGGAGGGCGACGAGGACACGCGTGACATCCGCAAGATGCATGGCCGTCTGGTAGAGGCACTGGGACGTGACTTCTGGGCTGCGATGACCGGCGGCGGCAGCAGGCTCCCCCTTCTGGAGGTCTCTGTCCGTGCTTTGCAGAACGGCAAGGAGGTCGTGCCGGAGAAACAGGTGGACCCGTCTGTCGAGCAGCCCGCCCGGACTCGTGCCCTCAGGGCGCACTACGAGGGCACCACGGTGGATCGTCTCACCGAGGCCGGGCAGGTTGCGGCGCGGAGCGTCCCGCTGAAGTTGCCGCTCTCCGGCGGCGTCCATGGGACGTTCGGTACGCACCAGGCGGTCCTGTTGGTCACCCAGGCTGAGGGGGACAGAGACGGCGACGGGGGGAAGAACCAGGTGCACTCGTTGCGCGGCAACCGCATGACCGTCAAGAGGGCGGGGGTTCAGAGGCTGCCGCTCGGGACCAACCCCTTCCAGGGTGTTCTGTTGGTGGGCGAGGCAGCCGGAGAAACAGCCCCCTTCGCGAAGGAGGCCGAGGAATTCCTGCGTGCGGCGGAACCGCCTGAGCATGACCGCTGGGGACAGACGGAGGAGCTGACTCTGCGCTGGTCGCCGTCCGCATACCGGCGGATCAACGCGATGACCGCCGAGGTCAACAGTGCGGTCAGGGAACTTGTCGCACGGCCGAAGCGCAGCAACCGCGAAGGCGGTGAGGCTGTACGCAAGGCGTTGACTGTGAGAACGAGGCCCAAGGCCAAGGCGCCCGCCGGGCCGGTGGTTCCGGTGCTGGACAAGCTCGACGCGACAGTCGGCGACGACGGGGAATGGCGGATCACCGCAGAGGTAAGCATCCCGCGTGGCGACGAGATCGTCCCCATGGTGCCGGTCGCGCAGTTGGATGTGCGTTCCGGAGGCCGTCCGAAGTTGGAGTGGGCGGAACTCGTGGCCGTCGAGGGCTGCGAGGTGGAGGGTGGGACCCTGCGCTTCCCGCCCGGTACGCGTCGCGCGAAGTTCCGAGGATCCACCGACGTCACCAGCCACCCGGTCAGGACCACGCTCACCCGCCTCGTCCTCGAACTCCGCGCCGGCAAGGGGGAGTGA
- a CDS encoding ATP-binding protein, with translation MPPYQPSSDWQFDVPTSGSKRLPPAARSFESLAHQGYGFEAAIADLIDNSIDAGAHNVVVSFLRDTGERGGRDRLVGLLVIDDGHGMDEASLDTAMTVGGREKYAARALGHFGAGLKAASLSHADALTVISRTKRSPSTGRRWLTARAQADFTCDIVDATYCQSLVDRYDGIIGWHGTIVRWDQVRAFETITAGQTDRYLNDAIERLETHLGLHLHRFLARDGFDVDIVVEDVHTREELDHRGVEPIDPFGYRVPGRPGYPRTYVAPVEGVGDVALTAHIWPPKSPLVAYRGIGPLAERQGFYLYRNDRLVQAGGWNDTRSPEGHLALARIAVDLPPEPNDVFALTVKKDGVQVTPAFARGLEKAASPTTDHTFTEYVREAEATYREAARRRTEVKRVAVIPPGKGIDPKLKRTLRDELPQLEGDDPITFTWARLDVPPGVDSAELLFTIDHKERLVVLNKDYRHAFNGGRRGGSNDAPVLKSLLYLMLNEIFQKERVWANQTDKVALWNSVLVTAVRAELARAEG, from the coding sequence ATGCCGCCCTACCAGCCGTCTTCGGACTGGCAGTTCGACGTACCCACCAGCGGAAGCAAGCGGCTCCCCCCGGCGGCCAGGTCGTTCGAGTCGCTCGCGCACCAGGGCTACGGTTTCGAGGCGGCCATCGCCGACCTGATCGACAACTCGATCGACGCAGGAGCCCACAACGTCGTCGTGAGCTTCCTGCGGGACACGGGTGAACGCGGCGGACGAGACCGCCTCGTCGGACTGCTCGTCATCGACGACGGCCATGGCATGGACGAGGCGAGCCTGGACACGGCGATGACCGTCGGCGGGCGCGAGAAGTACGCCGCCCGAGCCCTCGGGCACTTCGGTGCCGGGCTGAAGGCCGCCTCCCTCTCGCACGCCGATGCGCTGACCGTGATCAGCCGGACCAAGCGCAGCCCGTCGACCGGCCGCCGCTGGCTCACCGCCCGCGCGCAGGCCGACTTCACCTGCGACATCGTCGATGCGACGTACTGCCAGAGCTTGGTCGATCGCTACGACGGGATCATCGGCTGGCACGGCACGATCGTGCGCTGGGACCAGGTCCGCGCGTTCGAGACCATCACCGCCGGTCAGACCGACCGCTACCTCAATGACGCGATCGAACGGCTCGAGACCCACCTCGGTCTCCACCTCCACCGCTTCCTCGCCCGCGATGGCTTCGACGTGGACATCGTCGTCGAGGACGTCCACACCCGGGAGGAACTGGACCACCGGGGCGTGGAGCCCATCGACCCGTTCGGCTACCGGGTCCCTGGCCGCCCCGGTTATCCCCGTACGTACGTCGCGCCTGTCGAGGGTGTCGGCGACGTCGCGCTCACCGCGCACATATGGCCGCCCAAGTCTCCGCTGGTCGCCTACCGAGGCATCGGCCCGCTCGCCGAGCGCCAAGGCTTCTACCTCTACCGCAACGACCGGCTCGTCCAGGCCGGCGGCTGGAACGACACCCGCAGCCCTGAGGGCCACCTCGCCCTCGCCAGGATCGCAGTGGATCTACCGCCCGAGCCCAACGACGTGTTCGCCCTGACCGTCAAGAAGGACGGCGTCCAGGTCACCCCGGCGTTCGCCCGAGGGCTGGAGAAGGCGGCATCCCCCACCACTGACCACACCTTCACCGAATACGTCCGCGAGGCCGAGGCGACCTACCGCGAAGCCGCCAGGCGGCGTACCGAGGTCAAGCGCGTGGCCGTCATCCCGCCCGGCAAGGGCATCGACCCGAAGCTGAAGCGGACGCTGCGGGACGAACTGCCGCAGCTGGAGGGCGATGACCCCATCACCTTCACCTGGGCCAGGCTCGATGTGCCGCCCGGCGTCGACTCCGCTGAACTGCTCTTCACGATCGACCACAAGGAGCGCCTGGTCGTCCTCAACAAGGACTACCGGCACGCCTTCAACGGCGGCCGGCGCGGGGGCTCCAACGACGCCCCGGTCCTCAAGAGCCTCCTCTATCTGATGCTCAACGAGATCTTCCAGAAGGAGCGGGTCTGGGCCAACCAGACCGACAAGGTCGCCCTGTGGAACAGCGTGCTCGTCACTGCGGTACGGGCCGAACTCGCCCGCGCCGAAGGTTAG